A single window of Salvia splendens isolate huo1 chromosome 6, SspV2, whole genome shotgun sequence DNA harbors:
- the LOC121809488 gene encoding mannosyltransferase APTG1-like — MKRRKNFETHHSSVEEEEEDDDDDDDDDEKFTSKNPDLQRSLPKIFIFCLIARIINSLLVQTYFNPDEHWQALEIAHRISFGYGHLTWEWEKGIRSYLHPLIFAALYKVLAFLHLDFHWFMIRSPRLLQSIFASFCDLYVYKFSRVLFGGSVAEWALFAQLSNWFLFYCMPHTFSNSLETVLTIVSLYYWPCLRGTATALPSGSRKYALAIAAIACAVRPTSAVTWIYVGCLELYTTRSKLKFLLLEVVPIGGIVLGLTFLLDYQFYGSWVIVPLNFLKFNFFSSGGDYYGTHAWHWYFTQGFTVMLFTYIPFTIAGIVESKERKLPGLVLWVLGIYSLLGHKEFRFVLPVLPVALMFSGYSLAKLGRAEISKGDSNSHIRRAPKLELAVWFLLITNVPMALYMSMIHQRGTEDVMNYLAEEAMKNNVEGILFLTPCHATPYYSTLHRNLPMRFLDCTPSDEKGILDESEQFLGDPAGFATKLAQTWNRPSHIVVFDAEEKPLKEFLVSHNFKEIRRFFHSHFKVDRELQASVVLYGFHGY; from the exons ATGAAGAGAAGGAAAAACTTTGAAACCCATCATTCGTCcgttgaagaagaagaggaagatgacGATGACGATGACGATGACGATGAAAAATTCACCTCCAAAAACCCTGATTTGCAACGATCTCTacccaaaatatttattttctgtttGATCGCGCGCATTATCAATTCGTTGCTCGTGCAGACGTACTTCAATCCGGATGAACACTGGCAAGCTCTTGAAATAGCCCATCGAATTTCGTTTGg GTATGGGCATCTGACATGGGAATGGGAAAAGGGCATAAGGAGCTACTTGCATCCACTTATCTTTGCTGCTCTGTATAAAGTTCTTGCCTTTCTTCATCTTGATTTTCACTGGTTCATG ATAAGGTCTCCTCGGCTGTTGCAGTCGATATTTGCTTCTTTTTGTGATCTCTATGTATACAAATTTTCTCGAGTTCTGTTTGGTGGAAGTGTTGCTGAATGGGCT CTCTTTGCACAGCTGAGCAACTGGTTCTTGTTTTACTGCATGCCTCATACCTTTTCTAATAGTTTAGAAACCGTTCTCACAATTGTGAGTTTATACTACTGGCCCTGCTTGAGAGGGACTGCCACTGCACTTCCATCTGGTTCAAGAAAGTATGCCCTGGCTATAGCGGCAATAGCATGTGCTGTTCGCCCTACAAGTGCTGTCACGTGGATTTATGTTGGCTGTCTGGAGCTATATACAACACGTAGTAAGCTAAAGTTTCTTCTTCTCGAGGTTGTTCCTATTGG GGGGATTGTGCTTGGTCTTACATTCTTATTGGATTATCAGTTCTACGGGTCATGGGTAATTGTTCCTCTTAACTTTCTAAAGTTCAATTTCTTCTCATCTGGTGGAGACTATTATGGAACGCATGCTTGGCACTGGTATTTCACACAAGGATTCACTGTTATGCTCTTTACATACATACCGTTTACTATTGCGGGCATTGTCGAGTCCAAAGAGCGGAAGCTTCCTGGATTGGTCCTATGGGTTCTGGGAATTTATAGCCTCCTTGGCCACAAAGAGTTCAG GTTTGTCCTTCCTGTGCTTCCAGTGGCGTTGATGTTCTCGGGTTATTCACTAGCCAAGCTAGGACGAGCAGAGATATCAAAAGGAGATTCAAATTCCCATATTAGGCGCGCCCCGAAGCTGGAATTGGCAGTCTG GTTCCTGCTCATAACTAACGTCCCAATGGCATTATATATGAGCATGATCCATCAG AGAGGAACCGAGGATGTCATGAACTATCTCGCGGAGGAGGCCATGAAGAATAATGTCGAAGGCATCCTTTTTCTAACGCCTTGCCATGCTACACCATACTACTCCACTCTGCATCGCAACCTTCCAATGCGTTTCCTGGACTGTACGCCAAG TGATGAGAAAGGAATCTTGGACGAGTCTGAACAATTTTTAGGGGACCCCGCTGGTTTTGCTACAAAGTTGGCCCAAACATGGAACCGACCGAGCCACATTGTTGTATTTGATGCAGAAGAGAAGCCATTGAAGGAGTTTCTAGTGTCACATAATTTCAAGGAG ATTCGAAGATTCTTTCACTCTCATTTTAAGGTGGATAGGGAGTTGCAAGCATCTGTGGTTTTGTATGGTTTTCATGGCTATTGA